GCGACATGGTGGCGACGTTGTCGGCGCGCTGGCCCCTGCTGCGCATCTTCGTCGTCCCCGTGGCGGTGCAAGGTGACGAGGCCCCGAGCGAGATCGTCCGCGCCCTCGCTTTCCTCAACCGCACTGCCGCTGCCGACGTGATCATCGTCGGCCGCGGCGGCGGCAGCTTGGAAGACCTGCAGGCCTTCAACCACGAGGGTGTGGCGCGGGCCATCGCCAGCTCGCGCCTGCCCGTGGTCGCCGCCGTCGGCCACGAGAGCGACACCACCATCGCCGACTTCGTTGCCGATGTCCGCGCCGCCACCCCGACCGCGGCGGCGGCGTTGGTGGTGCCGCACCGTGACGAGGTGCAGCGGCACCTGGAGCTGCGGCTGCGGCGGTTGGCCCTGGGCTTGCGCAAGCGCAGCGAGGTCGAGCGCCTGCGCCTGCAGCGCTGCTTGCGGAGCTACGGGCTGCGGCGGCCGCGGCTCCTGCTCGCCGAGGCGGCGCAGGGCCTGGACGGGCGGCAGGAGCGCCTGCAACGCGGTTTCGCCGTGCTGCTCGAGCGGCGGAACGGAGCCCTCGCCTTGGTGCAGGCGCGCTTGCAGGCCTTGAGCCCCCAGGGCGTCCTGCAGCGGGGCTACAGTTATTGTGTCGACGCCGACAGCGGCGCCGTGGTGCCGCGAGCGGCGCAGACGCACCCGCAGCAGCGGCTGCGCCTGCACTTCGCCGACGGCACCGCCGCGGCGCGCGTCGAAGGCCCGGGCAGGGAGCGGACCTAAAGCCATGAGCACACCGGAGAAGCCGGATTTCGAAGCCGCCATGGAAAGGCTGGAGCGCATCGTGCAGGAGCTCGAATCTTCCCAGGTGGGGCTCGATCGCGCCATCGCCCTCTTCGAGGAAGGCCTCGAGCTCGGCTCCCGTTGCACCGCCTTGCTGGAGCAAGCGCAAGCCCGGGTGGAGAAGCTCCTGGAACGGCATGACGGCAGCGCCGAGACCCGCCCGTTCGAAGGGACGGAAGGGCCGTGAACGCCTTGGAAGAGGATCTCGACCGGGTGCGGGCGCGGGTGGAGGCCCGACTCGACACGCTCCTCCAAGGCGGACCCGAGCGTCTCCTCGCCGCCATGCGGTATGCCGCCCTCGGCGGCGGCAAGCGCCTGCGTCCGGCGCTGGTGCTGTGGTCGTACGACCTGTTCTGCGAGCGGGAAGACGAGCCCGTCCTCGACCTGGCCTGTGCTTTCGAGCTCGTGCACACCTATTCGCTGGTGCACGACGATTTGCCCTGCATGGACGACGACAGCTTGCGTCGCGGCCGGCCCACCTGCCACGTGCAGTTCGACGAGGCCACCGCGGTGCTGGCTGGCGACGCCTTGCTCAACCTGGCCTACGAAGTGATCCTGAGCGCACCGTGGCGCGAGGCAAAGCGCGGCCTCGACTGTGGGCGTACCCTCGCTGCCGCCGCCGGCCACCGCGAGCTGGTGGGCGGCCAGATGCTCGACCTGGAAGGCCAGGGCAAGCCGCCCCGGGCAGAGCTGCTGGAAGCCATCCACGCCGCGAAGACGGCGGCGCTGTTGCGAGCTGCCTGCGTCTGCGGCGGCATCGCCGCCGGAGCGAACGTCGCCGAGCGCGCGGCTCTCGCCGACGTGGGCTCGCACCTGGGCCTGGCGTTCCAGATCGTGGACGACGTGCTGGACGTGGTAGGGGCGATGGCGACGCTCGGGAAGACGGCGGGGAAGGACGCTGCCGCCGGCAAGATCACCTACCCGGCGCTCTATGGCGTCGAGGCCTCCCGTGCCGCGGCGGCGCGGCACATCGAAGCGGCGCGGGCGTTGCTGCGGCAATGGCCGCGAAGCGCGCGCCTACAGGCTCTCGCCAGCTGGATCGGCGCCCGCCTGCACTGACTCCCGGCGCTTGACCCGATCGCGCAGGGCACGGATAATACGGCGTTTGCTCGTGCCGTCGGGGCCTCGAGGGGTCGCGGCGGCGGCCCACCCTCCGAAGAGGCTCCTGCTTGTCTGCACGCATCCTAGAGCGCATCGACAGCCCCCGGGATCTCAAGGCGCTCTCCTTCGAGCAACTGGAGAAACTGGCGGCGGAGATCCGCCAGGAGATCGTCTCGGTGGTGAGCGTCCAGGGCGGCCATTTGGGCGCCAGTCTCGGCGCCGTGGAGCTCACCCTCGCCATCCACTCCGTCTTCGATGCCCCGGAAGACCTCATCGTCTGGGACGTCGGACATCAGGCTTACGGCCACAAGCTCCTCACCGGCCGCCGGCAGCGCTTCCACACCTTGCGCCAGGAGGGCGGTCTCTCCGGCTTTCCAGTGCGCAGCGAAAGTCCCTTCGACACCTTCGGTGTCGCCCACGCGTCCACCGCTCTCGGTGCCGCCCTCGGCATGGCGGTAGCGCGCGATCTGCGCAAAGAGAGTCGTCGCATCGTCGCCGTGGTCGGCGACGGCGGCATGACCGGTGGCGTCGCCTACGAAGCCATCAACAACATCGGCCACCTGGGCACGGATCTGCTCGTCGTCCTCAACGACAACGAGATGTCCATCTCCAAGAACGTCGGCGCCCTCTCCAAGTACCTCACCCGCGTCACCACCAGCCGGGTGTACTCCAAGTTCGAAGCCGAGCTCTGGGAGCTGCTGGGCAAGATGCCGCAGGGCGACAAGGCTCGCCTGCTGGCCAGCCGCATGAAGGAGGGCATGAAGAACCTGGTGGCGCCGGGAATGCTCTTCGAGGAACTGGGGCTGCGCTACTTCGGTCCCTTCGACGGCCACGACCTGCGGGTGCTGGTGGACGCGTTGCAGCATGTGAAGAAGCTCAAGGGACCGGTGTTGCTCCACGCCGTCACCGTCAAGGGCAAGGGCTACGCCTTCGCCGAGGAGAAGCAGGAAGTCTTCCATGGTCTGGGCAGCTTCGACAAGGTGACCGGGGCGATCAAGCCGGCGCAGCCCGGCCCGCCGCCCTGGACCCGTGTGTTCGGCGAGGCCATGGTAGAGCTCGGCGCGCGCGAGCCGCGCCTGGTGGCGATCACCGCCGCCATGCCGAGCGGCACGGGAACGAAGCTCTTCGGGGAGAAGTATCCGGAGCGCTTCTTCGACGTCGGTATCGCCGAGCAAGCGGCGGTGCTCCTCGCCTGCGGCCTGGCGACGCAGGGCATGAAGCCCGTCGCCGCGATCTACTCCACCTTCTTGCAGCGCGCCTACGATCAAGTGATCCACGACACGGCGCTGCAGAAGCTCCCGGTCGTTTTCGTCCTCGACCGCGCCGGCCTGGTGGGGGACGACGGCCCGACCCACAACGGCGTCTTCGACATCGCCTACCTGCGCAGCATCCCGAACCTGGTGCTCATGGCGCCGGCCGACGCCGACGAGCTGCGCCACATGCTGTACACGGCGCTGCACCACGATCTCGGCCCGGTGGCCTTGCGCTTCCCCCGGGGCAACGCCCCCGGCGCCCCCACGGCCGGGCGTTTCGAGCTCCTGCCCCTCGGCAAGGCGCAGGTGCTGCGGGCCGGCGAGGACGTGGCCCTGGTGGGTTACGGCACCAGCGTCGACTGGTGCGTGCGCGCCGCGGCCCTGCTGGAAGCGGACGGCGTGCTGCCCACGGTGGTGAACGCCCGCTTCGCCAAGCCCCTCGATGCCGAGGTGCTCTGCCGCCTGGTACAGCAGCATCGTCTGGTCCTGGTCGCCGAAGAGCATCAGCTGCAGGGGGGCTTCGGCACCGCCGTGCTCGAGCTCTGCGAGGAGCACGGCTTGTCGCCGGCGCCGGTGCGCCGGCTCGGCATCCCGGATCGTTTCATCGAGCATGCCCCCCGCGAACGCCAGCTCGAGCTCCTCGGCTTGACGCCGGCAGCGATCGCGGCGCGGGTGCGCGCCGAGCTCGGCGTGCCCGCGAGCCGACCGGGCGTGGCAGGAACACGCCGCCCGTGAGGGGGGAGCGTGGATCTCGCCTTCGTCGTCAACCCGAAGAAGAGCAGCACCCCCCAGGTTTTGGCACGCCTGCGCCGCAGCGTGCCCGAAGCGGCGCACCGGCTGCTCCTCTGGGCCCCGGCTGCGGCGGAGCTGCGCCGCCGTTCTGATTGCCACGAGAGCTTGAGCGGTTACGAGCTGGTGGAAGACATCCACGCCGGCGAAGTGGTGCTGGCGCTCGGTGGCGATGGCACCCTTCTCGCCGCGGTGCGCCTCCTGGGCGCCGAGCTGCGCCCGGTGCTCGGGATCAATCTGGGCAGCCTCGGTTTCCTCACCGACACGCCGGAGGAGCACGCCGAAGCTGCCGTGGCCCGCCTCCTCGCCGGTCGCTACCGTCTCGAACCACGCATGCTCCTCGAGGTCGAGCACTGCGGCGCCACGAGCGGCGAGCTCCGCGCCAGCGCCCTCAACGACGTGGTCCTGCACGCGCCCTCGGCCCGCGTCCTCGAAGTGGGATTGCGCGCCGCCGGCGTGGATCTGGGCAGCACGCTCGCCGATGGCATGATCGTGGCCACGCCCTCGGGCAGCACGGCGTACAGTCTCTCCGCCGGTGGTCCCATCGTCTCGCCGCGCCTGCGCGCCCTGATCGTCACCCCCATCAACGCCCATACGCTGTCACTCCGTCCTCTGGTGGTGGACGCCGGGGAGACGGTGGAGATCGTCTTGCGGCAGGGCATCGACGCCAGCGCGGAGATCAGCGTCGATGGGCACCGTTGCTGGTCGTTGCAGAGCGGCGAGCACATCGCCGTGCGCGCGGCGCCACAGGATCTGCAACTCGTCGTCACCCAGGAACAGGGTTTCTATCGCGCCTTGTACGGCAAGCTCGGTTGGGGTCGCGGGCGCGCACCCAAGCCCTGAGTGCAGCGGTCCGGGCGCAACGGTCGCCGCCGCTGGCCGCCCCTGCACGAGGGTGCTATCATCCGCCTTCGTGCCATCCATGTGGAGGCTTCGCCGGTTGCACGCGTTCACGCCGACGCTCGAGGAATTCCGTTTCCACGCCCGCGAAGGCAACGTCGTTCCCGTCTATCGCGAGATCCTGGGGGATCTGGAGACGCCGGTCTCCGCCTTCATGAAGCTCGACGATGGCAGCCACTCCTTCCTGCTGGAAAGCGTGGAGGGTGGCGAGAAGTGGGGCCGCTACTCCTTCATCGGCATCGAGCCGAGCGCGGTGGTACGCATCGAGGGGCCGCGCTTGCTGCTGGAGCGCCAGGGCAAGCGGGAGCAGCGGCGCGTCGCCGATCCCATCAGCGGCATGGAAGAGTTGTTGCGCGCCTATCGGCCGGTGCCGGTGCCCGGGTTGCCGCGCTTCGCCGGCGGCGCCGTGGGCTACCTGTCCTATGATTGTGCGCGCTACCTCGAGACCAGCTTGCCCTGGCCCGCCTGGCGCCAGGGCGACCTCCCGGACGCCCAGTTCCTCTGCACCGGGCCGCTCCTCGTCTTCGACAACCTGGCGCACACGATCAAGGTCGTGGTGAATGCGATGGTGGGGAAGGACGCCGCCGCCAGCTACAAGCAGGCGACGCGGCAGATCGACGCCATCGTGGCGCGCTTGCGCGGTGCCGCCCCGGGGCGCGACGGCGGCCGCACCGCGGGCCGCAAACCGGTGTTCACCAGCGACACCAAGCCTGCCGAGTTCGAGCGCGCGGTGCGCCGGGCGCAGGAGCACATCCTGGCCGGCGATCTCTTCCAAGTCGTGCTTTCCCATGAGCTCTCCACCCGGTTGCACGGCGATCCCTTCGCCGTCTACCGCGCCCTGCGGCAGATGAACCCGAGCCCCTACATGTACTTCCTGCGCTTCGGCAGCGACGTGATCCTGGGCGCCAGCCCCGAGGCGCTGGTGCGCAAGGAGGACGACGTGCTCGAGCTGCGGCCCATCGCCGGCACGCGCCCCCGCGGCGCCACCCGCGTCGAAGACTTGCGGCTCGAGGAAGAACTGCGCGACAGCGACAAAGAACGGGCCGAGCACATCATGCTGGTGGATCTGGGGCGCAACGACCTGGGACGGGTGTCGCAGTATGGCAGCGTCGTGGCCGACGAGCTCATGATCGTGGAACGCTACTCCCACGTGATGCACCTGGTGTCGGGAGTGCGCGGTCTGGCCCGAGACGGCATCAGCTGTTTCGACGTGCTGCGCGCCTGCTTCCCGGCGGGCACCGTCTCGGGGGCGCCGAAGGTGCGGGCCATGCAGCGCATCCACGAGCTGGAGAAGCGCCGGCGTGGCGTCTATGGCGGCGGCGTCGGTTACTTCGGTTACGATGGCAACATGGATCTGTGTCTCGCCATCCGCACCGTGCTCTGCCGTGACGGCCAGGCCAGCATCGGCGCCGGCGCCGGGATCGTGGCCCACTCCAACCCGCGGGCCGAGTACGAGGAAACCCGCAGCAAGGCGCAGGTCCTCCTCGCTGCCATCGAGATGGCGGAGCTGGGGCTGGAATGAGCGCGATCCGGAGCCAGAAGAAGAAAAAGAAGAAGACCGCAGCGCCGCGGCCGCGGCGCCGCTCTCCCCTCGTGGTCCTGGACAACTACGATTCCTTCACCTGGAACCTGGTCCAGTACTTGGGCGCCTTGGGCGCCGAGATCGAAGTGCACCGCAACGACGCTCTCAGCGTCGGGCGGCTCCTCGAGCTTCGGCCCCGCGGTCTGGTGGTGTCGCCGGGACCGGGGCGGCCCGAGGACGCTGGGATCGCCGTCCAAGCCATCCGCCGCTTGCACGGTCAGGTACCGATCCTGGGCGTTTGCCTGGGGCATCAGGCCATCGCCACCGCTTTCGGCGGCCGCGTCGTCCGCGCCGGGCAAGTGATGCACGGCAAGACCTCGCGCATCATCCACGATGGACGGGGCATCTTCCGCGGCCTGGAGAATCCTTTCGTGGCCACGCGCTACCACTCCCTGGTGGTGGAGCGGGAGAGCTTGCCGGCGGCGCTCGAGGTCACCTGCGCCACCTCCGATGCGGTGATCATGGGGCTCAAGGTGCAAGGCGCCGAGACCTGGGGAGTGCAGTTCCACCCGGAGTCCATCCTCACGCGGCAGGGCAAGGACCTGCTGCGCAACTTCCTCGACCTCTGCGTGATCTGAATTGCTCCAACCAGCGTTGCAGAAGCTCCTGGACGGCGAGAGCCTCGGTGAAGCCGAGGCGGAACAGGTCATGGGCTGCATCATGGCTGGAAAGGCGGCGGAGGCACAGATCGGCGCGCTCCTCGTCTTGCTGCGCCAGCGCGGCGAGACCGCGGCGGAGATCGTCGGCTTCGCCCGGGCCATGCGCGCCGCGGCGCTGCGCGTCGCGCCGCCGCCGGGTGTGGTACTCGACACCTGCGGCACCGGGGGTGACGGCGTCGGCACCTTCAACATTTCCACGCTGGCGGCGCTCGTCGCCGCCGCCGCCGGCCTCACGGTCGCCAAGCACGGCAATCGCTCCGCCTCGGGCCGTGTCGGCAGCGCCGATCTGCTCGAGGCCTTGGGCCTGCGGCTCGACCTGCCGCTGGCGGCGGTGGAGGATTGCCTCGGTCGCACGGGCTTCGCCTTTCTCTTCGCGCCGTCACACCATCCGGCGATGCGCCACGCTGCCGGACCGCGCCATGCTCTCGGCGTGCGCACCATCTTCAACCTCCTGGGTCCGCTGACCAATCCCGCCGGCGCCACGCACCAGCTCCTTGGTCTCTATGACGGCGCCCTGGCGCCGACGCTGGCGGAAGTGCTGCACCGGCTCGGCGGCGAGCGTGCCCTGGTGGTGCACGGCCACGACGGCATGGACGAGATCTCCCCCACGGGGCCGACGGCGGTGCTGGAGCAACGGGGAACGACGCGGGCGCGGCACACCTGGCAACCCGAGGATTTCGGCTTGCCACGCCATCCGCTGGCGGCGCTGCAGGTGGGCACGCTCGCCGAGCACGTGGCGCGAGCGCGCGCCGTCCTGGAGGGCGAAGCAGGACCCTGCCTGGATGCGGTGGCGCTCAACGCCGGGGCCGCGCTCTATCTCGGCGGCGCGGTGCGCGACCCGGGAAGCGGGGTGCAGGCGGCGCGCCGACTGTTGCAGGAGGGCGCGGTGCGGCGGAAGCTGGAAGAAATCGTGCTCTTCGGCCGTACGGTGCCCTGAGGAGCAGGCATGCCTCTCGAGAGGATCGTCCTCCAAGTGCAGCGCCGCCTCGCCGAACGCCGAGAGAAGCGGCCGCTGGTGCAGGTGGAGCGCGCCGCGGCCCGAGCGGCACCGGCACGTGGTTTCGCCCGGGCGCTGCGCGCCGCCCCCGGCGGCATGGCCCTCATCGCCGAGCTCAAGAAAGCCTCGCCGTCCGCCGGGGTGCTGCGCCGCGACTTCGAGGTGGCGGCGCTGGCGGCGGCCCTCGCCGGTGCCGGTGCCGATGCCCTCTCGGTCCTCACCGAAGTCGATCACTTCCAGGGAGCCTTGGCGTTTCTCGCCGTCGCCGGCGCTCCCGGATTGCCGCGGCTGCAGAAGGACTTCATCGTCGACGAGTACCAGGTGTGGGAAGGGCGGGCCGCCGGCGCCGACGCGGTGCTCCTCATCGCCGCGCTCCTGGAGCCGCAGCGCAGTCGAGCCTTGGCGCAGCTGGCCCTCGACCTGGGAATGGACGTGCTCTTCGAGGCGCACACCGGGCCCGAGGTGGAGCGCGTGGCGGCGGCAGCGGCGCAGGCCCCAGAACGCATCCTGGTGGGGATCAACAACCGCGATCTCCACACCTTCACGGTCTCCTTGCAGCGGAGCTTGGAGAGTTTGCCGCAGCTGGCACCGGGTCTCTTCGCCGTGAGCGAGAGCGGCATCCAGACCGCCGCCCATGTCCAGCGCTTGCGCGTTGCGGGCGCCCGCGCCATCCTGGTGGGGGAGCTCCTGATGCGTGCCACCGATCCAGCGGCGGCGGCGCGGGATCTCTTGCGGGAGGTGCGTCGGGGGTGAGCGAGCGAGTGCGCATCAAGATTTGCGGCCTCACCCGGCCTGCCGACGCCCTGGAAGCGGTGCGACTCGGCGCCGATTTCCTCGGCTTCGTCTTCGCCCCCGCGAGCCCGCGCTGCCTCGAGGTGGGAACGGCCGCCGCTTGGCTCCCCGGTCTCGACACCGGACTCGCCAAGCGCGTCGGTGTCTTCCAGGATCAGGCCGCATCCAGAGTGAACGAGGTGGTGCATCGCCTGCGGCTCGATCTGGTGCAGTTGCACGGCCACGAGCCGCGGGATTTTCCGCGCGCCCTGGATGTCCCCGCCATCGTCGTCCGCCGTGGCGGGGGCGGCAGCGCCGTGCCGCTACCGCCCAACGTCTTCGCTGCGCTCCTCGACGCCGAAGATGGGTCCGGGCGCAGCGGCGGTCTCGGCTTGCGCCTCGAAGACGCGGTGCTGCGGCGACTGCTGGCGAGCCTGCCCGCCTCGGCGCGCGTCTTTCTCTCCGGCGGTTTCACGGCAGAAAACGTCGGCGCCGTCGTCGCCATCCATCATCCCTTCTGCGTCGACGTGTCGAGCGGCGTGGAGCGCGCCCCAGGCCTCAAGGACCCGGTGCGGCTGCGGAACTTCTTCGCTGCCCTGGGCAGGCCGGTATGAGCGAGGCACCGGCAGCGCTGCCCACTCCCGGCGGTTGGTTCGGTCCCTACGGGGGCCGCTTCGTGGCCGAGACCTTGGTGGGGCCGCTCGCGTCGCTGGAGCAAGCCTACGAGGAGGCCCGCGCCGATCCCGCCTTCGCCGCCGAGCTCGAGGCGCTGCGCCGCGATTTCATCGGCCGGCCGACGCCGCTCTACTTCGCCTCCCGGCTCTCGGAGCGCGTCGGCGCCCGCATCTATTTGAAGCGCGAGGATCTGGCCCACACCGGCGCCCACAAGATCAACAACACGGTCGGCCAGTGTCTGCTCGCCCGGCGCATGGGCAAACGCCGCGTCATCGCCGAGACCGGTGCCGGACAGCACGGTGTCGCCACCGCCACCGCGGCGGCGCTGCTGGGACTGGAGTGCGATGTCTACATGGGCCGGGTGGACATGGAGCGCCAGGCGCTCAACGTGCAGCGCATGCAGCTCCTCGGTGCCCGCGTCCTGCCGGTGGACGCCGGCAGCCGCACGCTCAAGGACGCCATCAGCGCCGCCATGCGCGACTGGGTGGCGCACGTGGAGGAGACGCACTACGCCCTCGGCTCCGTGCTCGGCCCGCATCCCTATCCCATGCTCGTTCGCGACTTCCAGAGCATCATCGGTCGCGAAGCCCGGCGCCAGATCCTGGAGCACGAGGGAAAGCTGCCGGACTGGTTGGTGGCTTGCGTGGGCGGCGGCTCGAATGCCATGGGACTTTTCTTCGAGTTCCTCGCCGAGCCCTCGGTGCGTCTGGTGGGGATCGAAGCCGGCGGCATCGACCTCGAGCCCGGCCGCCATGCGGCGCGCTTCGCCGGCGGTAGCGTCGGCGTGCTGCAGGGAACGAAGAGCTACTTGCTGCAGGACGCGCGCGGCAACACTCTGGGCACCCACTCCCTCGCCGCCGGGCTGGACTACTGCAGCGTGGGGCCGGAGCACGCCTACTACCACGATCGAGGGCGCATCCGTTACGACTGGGTGAGTGACGCCGAAGCGCTGGCGGGCTTCGAGGCCCTGACGCGACTCGAGGGCATCGTCCCGGCCCTGGAGAGCTCCCATGCCCTCGGCTGGCTGCTGCTCGAGCGGCGCTGCATCGAGCCCCACTCCCTCGTGGTGCTCAACCTCTCCGGGCGGGGGGATAAGGATCTCCACACCGTGCTTCAGGCCCGGGGTGGACCCTCTTAGCTGAGGCCTTGTGGGGGTCGGCGCCGCGGTTGTACCTTCCACCTCGGAATCAGGTGCGCCCGTAGCTCAGCTGGATAGAGCACCAGCCTCCGGAGCTGGGTGTCGGAGGTTCGAATCCTCTCGGGCGTACCACTCTCGACCGCCCGGCCTCGAGGCCGGGCGGTTTGTGCATCGGGAGCGTGCAGTGTGCGGTCAGCCCGCGGCGCCTTCGTGCAGGTGCTGGTGGCCGTGCCCTCGGCACGGCTCGCCGCGCGTCTGTCCCGCAGTCTCCTGCAGCAGCGGCTTTGCGCTTGTGCGCAGACCCTCGGTCCGGTGACGAGCCGCTACCGGTGGCGCGGCCGGCTGGAGCAAGCGCGGGAGTGGCTCCTCCTCCTCAAGACGCGTCGCGTGCTCCTGGCAGCCGTGGAGCGCGAGATCCGCCGCCAGCATCCCTACGAGGTGCCGGAGATCCTCGCCCTGCCGGTGCAAAGCGGCAGCGCCCCGTATCTGGAATGGCTGCAACGCGAGTGCGCTAGCGATACAGGGACTTGACGGTGCTCCAGGTAGCAGCTTGCACGGCCGAGCCCTCGCAGCCCACCGGGGCGGCGCCGAGTCTGCCGCAACCCGCCACGCCCGTGAGCGGCGAGGTGGAGGCGAGACGCACGTCGTAGACCTGGTGCGCCGGATCGAAGGCGCAGAACTGCGGATCCACCGCCAGGTTGCCGCCCAGATCGCGGCCGCAGACGGAGGTGTCGGAGTTGCCGAACACGTCGCTGCAGCGCCGCTCGAGATCGCCGGCGCAGACGAGCGTGGGGCTGCCGCTGTTGAAAGCCACGATGCTCTGCTCCAGCACGCCGGAAGCCTCGAGCAGATAGAGGGCGCCGGCCCCCGAGGCGGTGTTGGCCACCAGGGTGGAACGGGTGATGCGCACCGAGCCGCCCGGATCGATGGCGATGGCGCCGCCGCCCTGGGCGCTGTTTCCCGCCACCAGCACCGAATCGAGCGAGACATGGGAGGCGCTGGCGTAGATGCCGCCGCCCTTGAGCGGGGAGCGGTTGTCCTGCACCGTGCAGCCGACCAGCTCGACGTGGGAGTTGCGGATGGCGGCGACACCGCCACCGCTGTCGACTCCCTCGTTCGCGGCGATTTGGCAGCGCACGGCGCGCACCTGGCTGCGGTCGGTGAACAGGCCACCCACGGGGAAGGCAAGGCCCGTACTGCTGTTGCCCCGCAGCACGACCCGCTCCAGCAGCAGGGAAGTGACGCGCACCGCACCCAGCCCCGAAGGTCCGACGTCGGTGCTGTTGTCGCTGCTCTCGCAGTCGCGCAGCTCGAAGGGGCCCTCCTCGAGCCAGATGCCGGCGATGCCGCCGTCGATGTCGTTGTGGTGCACGCGCACGCGATCCAGCCGGCCGGAAGCGCCGGAAAGAAGGAAGCTGGCGGGGGCGAAGAGCTCCGGACCCCAGCGCCAGCCGACACCGCATCCCGTCACCTCCACGTCCTCGAACTGGACGTAGTCCTGGGCGCGGATCCCGACCCAGTTGTTCACGAAGCGGCAGCGCACCAGCTCGGTGGAGCGAAAGCTCCACAGACCGGCGCCGTTGCCGACGAACTCGCAGTCCACGATCCGCGTCGAGCCGGGGTTGGGGGCGAAGACCAGGACGCCGTACAGATTGTTCTCGAAGAGACAGCGCCGCATTTCGACGCTGCCGCCCCAGACCCAGTAGCCGGCGCCATTGGGGACGGGGACGCCGTTCCGCAGCACCAGGTCCTCGATGAGGACATGGCTGCGCACGCTGCGCAGCGCGCTGCCCGTGTTGCCATCCTGGCCGGCGCGAACCGAGGCGTCGAGGATGGCGCGTCCGCCGCCGCGGGTGCGGATGCAGAGGTCCTTGTCGACGATGAGCGGATTCTCCTCGTACACCTGCGGCGCCAGCTCCAAGGTATCGCCGCTCGCGGCCGAGTCGATGGCCGCCTGCACGGTGGGGAATTCGTGGGTGGGGACGTACAAGGTTCCCGCCGTGGCCAGAGGGGTCCAGGCGGTGCAGAGAAGGAAGAGGGCGATCCGGCAGCGCATGGCAACCCCCGCGGCCGGGACAAGCTGATCGATGCTACGGCAGTGGGGGATGCAGGGCAACCTGAGATCGCTGCAAGCGCGGATCGCGCAAATAAGTGGCGGTGAGACGTCGGCGCCGTGGCTGGAAAGGTGTCAGGACGCGCCCGAGGAGGCTCGTGCCCAGGAGCTGGTAGCGCCGCAAGCGGGGCAGGGAAGCGAGAGGCGCTTCCAGGACCCCCATCCGCAGCAAACGCAGCTCTGCCACCGCGCGCACGTGGCGGGCGAAAGCCGGCAGCTGCCGCCACACGGGATGCTGGCTCTGTTCGTGCCGCCCGGCGGCGGCGGCGAGACGCTGGAGCGCGGCGAGGCTGAGCAGCGACAGCCCGAGAAGATGCCGGCGGGTGCGCGGGTCGCGCGCCGCTTCCAGGGTGCGCGCCTCGCCGAAGG
The window above is part of the Candidatus Krumholzibacteriia bacterium genome. Proteins encoded here:
- the trpD gene encoding anthranilate phosphoribosyltransferase: MLQPALQKLLDGESLGEAEAEQVMGCIMAGKAAEAQIGALLVLLRQRGETAAEIVGFARAMRAAALRVAPPPGVVLDTCGTGGDGVGTFNISTLAALVAAAAGLTVAKHGNRSASGRVGSADLLEALGLRLDLPLAAVEDCLGRTGFAFLFAPSHHPAMRHAAGPRHALGVRTIFNLLGPLTNPAGATHQLLGLYDGALAPTLAEVLHRLGGERALVVHGHDGMDEISPTGPTAVLEQRGTTRARHTWQPEDFGLPRHPLAALQVGTLAEHVARARAVLEGEAGPCLDAVALNAGAALYLGGAVRDPGSGVQAARRLLQEGAVRRKLEEIVLFGRTVP
- a CDS encoding indole-3-glycerol phosphate synthase TrpC, with the translated sequence MPLERIVLQVQRRLAERREKRPLVQVERAAARAAPARGFARALRAAPGGMALIAELKKASPSAGVLRRDFEVAALAAALAGAGADALSVLTEVDHFQGALAFLAVAGAPGLPRLQKDFIVDEYQVWEGRAAGADAVLLIAALLEPQRSRALAQLALDLGMDVLFEAHTGPEVERVAAAAAQAPERILVGINNRDLHTFTVSLQRSLESLPQLAPGLFAVSESGIQTAAHVQRLRVAGARAILVGELLMRATDPAAAARDLLREVRRG
- a CDS encoding phosphoribosylanthranilate isomerase, which gives rise to MSERVRIKICGLTRPADALEAVRLGADFLGFVFAPASPRCLEVGTAAAWLPGLDTGLAKRVGVFQDQAASRVNEVVHRLRLDLVQLHGHEPRDFPRALDVPAIVVRRGGGGSAVPLPPNVFAALLDAEDGSGRSGGLGLRLEDAVLRRLLASLPASARVFLSGGFTAENVGAVVAIHHPFCVDVSSGVERAPGLKDPVRLRNFFAALGRPV
- the trpB gene encoding tryptophan synthase subunit beta — encoded protein: MSEAPAALPTPGGWFGPYGGRFVAETLVGPLASLEQAYEEARADPAFAAELEALRRDFIGRPTPLYFASRLSERVGARIYLKREDLAHTGAHKINNTVGQCLLARRMGKRRVIAETGAGQHGVATATAAALLGLECDVYMGRVDMERQALNVQRMQLLGARVLPVDAGSRTLKDAISAAMRDWVAHVEETHYALGSVLGPHPYPMLVRDFQSIIGREARRQILEHEGKLPDWLVACVGGGSNAMGLFFEFLAEPSVRLVGIEAGGIDLEPGRHAARFAGGSVGVLQGTKSYLLQDARGNTLGTHSLAAGLDYCSVGPEHAYYHDRGRIRYDWVSDAEALAGFEALTRLEGIVPALESSHALGWLLLERRCIEPHSLVVLNLSGRGDKDLHTVLQARGGPS
- the cutA gene encoding divalent-cation tolerance protein CutA; translation: MRSARGAFVQVLVAVPSARLAARLSRSLLQQRLCACAQTLGPVTSRYRWRGRLEQAREWLLLLKTRRVLLAAVEREIRRQHPYEVPEILALPVQSGSAPYLEWLQRECASDTGT
- a CDS encoding right-handed parallel beta-helix repeat-containing protein, with protein sequence MRCRIALFLLCTAWTPLATAGTLYVPTHEFPTVQAAIDSAASGDTLELAPQVYEENPLIVDKDLCIRTRGGGRAILDASVRAGQDGNTGSALRSVRSHVLIEDLVLRNGVPVPNGAGYWVWGGSVEMRRCLFENNLYGVLVFAPNPGSTRIVDCEFVGNGAGLWSFRSTELVRCRFVNNWVGIRAQDYVQFEDVEVTGCGVGWRWGPELFAPASFLLSGASGRLDRVRVHHNDIDGGIAGIWLEEGPFELRDCESSDNSTDVGPSGLGAVRVTSLLLERVVLRGNSSTGLAFPVGGLFTDRSQVRAVRCQIAANEGVDSGGGVAAIRNSHVELVGCTVQDNRSPLKGGGIYASASHVSLDSVLVAGNSAQGGGAIAIDPGGSVRITRSTLVANTASGAGALYLLEASGVLEQSIVAFNSGSPTLVCAGDLERRCSDVFGNSDTSVCGRDLGGNLAVDPQFCAFDPAHQVYDVRLASTSPLTGVAGCGRLGAAPVGCEGSAVQAATWSTVKSLYR